From the Homalodisca vitripennis isolate AUS2020 unplaced genomic scaffold, UT_GWSS_2.1 ScUCBcl_6242;HRSCAF=13356, whole genome shotgun sequence genome, one window contains:
- the LOC124373729 gene encoding palmitoyltransferase ZDHHC16B — protein MEPMIWFVDNFTKCLGPLFVACVVTLMSAVIVISYWIGLPYWWERNCYVTVGLLVVGHWLLVNTLFHYYMGVVTPPGYPPQDSLIPEAVSICKKCIAPKPPRTHHCSVCNRCVLKMDHHCPWLNNCVGHYNHRYFYMYMIFIVASTLFIMVFGFELAYTEVWLGEREGDDEELVGHPVRFNNSGSEPVVEWDEEMESRSPPASQSPEVMWRRRSIIFMAFICSGAFVALGCLSSWHANLIARGETSIEAHINKSETKRLAKLNKIYINPYNFGRDRNWRKFLGLERG, from the exons ATGGAACCAATGATCTGGTTTGTTGACAACTTCACAAAATGTTTGGGTCCA TTGTTCGTGGCTTGTGTGGTGACATTGATGTCTGCAGTCATTGTCATCAGTTACTGGATTGGACTACCGTACTGGTGGGAACGAAACTGCTACGTCACCGTGGGTCTGCTGGTAGTCGGTCACTGGCTTCTCGTCAACACGTTGTTCCATTATTACATGGGAGTCGTAACACCTCCTGGCTACCCACCTCAG GACTCTCTGATCCCAGAAGCTGTGAGTATTTGCAAGAAGTGTATCGCCCCCAAGCCACCTAGAACTCATCATTGCTCTGTCTGCAATCGCTGTGTCCTCAAGATGGACCATCATTGTC CATGGCTGAATAACTGTGTGGGTCATTACAACCACCGCTATTTCTACATGTACATGATTTTTATAGTTGCGAGCACTTTATTCATCATGGTTTTTGGCTTCGAGCTAGCCTACACAGAGGTGTGGCttggagagagagagggagatgACGAAGAACTAGTCGGACATCCTGTGCGCTTCAACAACTCAGGTTCTGAGCCAGTT GTAGAATGGGATGAGGAGATGGAGAGCAGATCTCCCCCTGCGAGTCAGTCACCGGAGGTGATGTGGCGTCGACGGTCTATCATCTTTATGGCCTTTATTTGCAGTGGT gcttttGTCGCCCTGGGTTGCCTTTCCAGTTGGCACGCAAATCTGATAGCTCGTGGAGAGACAAGTATAGAAGCTCACATCAACAAGTCAGAGACCAAGAGACTGGCTAAACTGAACAAG ATTTACATTAACCCATACAATTTTGGAAGGGATAGAAATTGGAGAAAGTTTCTTGGTTTGGAAAGAGGAAG
- the LOC124373730 gene encoding uncharacterized protein LOC124373730 isoform X2: MKIFNSIWLKCVNHWIYLELCFFLLILQCTSGSKQRRRCYRTNDLVKVCQLLDLLKVMFFHLILQFTSGSKLCRRCYGINDLVKVCQLLDLLKVMFFHLILQFTSGSKLCRRCYGINDLVKVCQLLDLLKVMFFHLILQFTSGSKLCRRCYGINDLVKVCQPLDLLKAMFFLLILQCTSGSKLCRRCYGINDLVKVCQLLDLLKVMFFHFILQCTSGSKLCRRCYGINDLVMNEFSISIMKNVVLIFFQFALKIDIEL, encoded by the exons ATGAAGATCTTTAATAGTATTTG GTTGAAGTGTGTCAACCACTGGATTTACTTAGAGCTATGTTTTTTTCTCCTTATTTTGCAATGCACATCTGGATCAAAGCAACGCCGAAGATGTTATAGAACCAACGATCTG GTCAAAGTGTGTCAACTACTGGATTTacttaaagttatgttttttcaCCTTATTTTGCAATTTACATCTGGATCAAAGCTATGCCGCAGATGTTATGGAATCAATGATCTG GTCAAAGTGTGTCAACTACTGGATTTacttaaagttatgttttttcaCCTTATTTTGCAATTTACATCTGGATCAAAGCTATGCCGCAGATGTTATGGAATCAATGATCTG GTCAAAGTGTGTCAACTACTGGATTTacttaaagttatgttttttcaCCTTATTTTGCAATTTACATCTGGATCAAAGCTATGCCGCAGATGTTATGGAATCAATGATCTG GTCAAAGTGTGTCAACCACTGGATTTACTTAAAGCTATGTTTTTTCTCCTTATTTTGCAATGCACATCTGGATCAAAGCTATGCCGCAGATGTTATGGAATCAATGATCTG GTCAAAGTGTGTCAACTACTGGATTTacttaaagttatgttttttcaCTTTATTTTGCAATGCACATCTGGATCAAAGCTATGCCGCAGATGTTATGGAATCAATGATCTGGTGATGAATGAATTCTCAAtttcaataatgaaaaatgtagttttgatattttttcagtttGCTCTTAAAATTGATATTGAACTGTAA
- the LOC124373730 gene encoding uncharacterized protein LOC124373730 isoform X1, giving the protein MKIFNSIWSKCVNYWIYLKLCFFHLILQFTSGSKLCRRCYGINDLVKVCQLLDLLKVMFFHLILQFTSGSKLCRRCYGINDLVKVCQLLDLLKVMFFHLILQFTSGSKLCRRCYGINDLVKVCQLLDLLKVMFFHLILQFTSGSKLCRRCYGINDLVKVCQPLDLLKAMFFLLILQCTSGSKLCRRCYGINDLVKVCQLLDLLKVMFFHFILQCTSGSKLCRRCYGINDLVMNEFSISIMKNVVLIFFQFALKIDIEL; this is encoded by the exons ATGAAGATCTTTAATAGTATTTG GTCAAAGTGTGTCAACTACTGGATTTacttaaagttatgtttttttcaCCTTATTTTGCAATTTACATCTGGATCAAAGCTATGCCGCAGATGTTATGGAATCAATGATCTG GTCAAAGTGTGTCAACTACTGGATTTacttaaagttatgttttttcaCCTTATTTTGCAATTTACATCTGGATCAAAGCTATGCCGCAGATGTTATGGAATCAATGATCTG GTCAAAGTGTGTCAACTACTGGATTTacttaaagttatgttttttcaCCTTATTTTGCAATTTACATCTGGATCAAAGCTATGCCGCAGATGTTATGGAATCAATGATCTG GTCAAAGTGTGTCAACTACTGGATTTacttaaagttatgttttttcaCCTTATTTTGCAATTTACATCTGGATCAAAGCTATGCCGCAGATGTTATGGAATCAATGATCTG GTCAAAGTGTGTCAACCACTGGATTTACTTAAAGCTATGTTTTTTCTCCTTATTTTGCAATGCACATCTGGATCAAAGCTATGCCGCAGATGTTATGGAATCAATGATCTG GTCAAAGTGTGTCAACTACTGGATTTacttaaagttatgttttttcaCTTTATTTTGCAATGCACATCTGGATCAAAGCTATGCCGCAGATGTTATGGAATCAATGATCTGGTGATGAATGAATTCTCAAtttcaataatgaaaaatgtagttttgatattttttcagtttGCTCTTAAAATTGATATTGAACTGTAA
- the LOC124373730 gene encoding uncharacterized protein LOC124373730 isoform X3 produces the protein MKIFNSIWSKCVNYWIYLKLCFFHLILQFTSGSKLCRRCYGINDLVKVCQLLDLLKVMFFHLILQFTSGSKLCRRCYGINDLVKVCQLLDLLKVMFFHLILQFTSGSKLCRRCYGINDLVKVCQLLDLLKVMFFHLILQFTSGSKLCRRCYGINDLVKVCQLLDLLKVMFFHFILQCTSGSKLCRRCYGINDLVMNEFSISIMKNVVLIFFQFALKIDIEL, from the exons ATGAAGATCTTTAATAGTATTTG GTCAAAGTGTGTCAACTACTGGATTTacttaaagttatgtttttttcaCCTTATTTTGCAATTTACATCTGGATCAAAGCTATGCCGCAGATGTTATGGAATCAATGATCTG GTCAAAGTGTGTCAACTACTGGATTTacttaaagttatgttttttcaCCTTATTTTGCAATTTACATCTGGATCAAAGCTATGCCGCAGATGTTATGGAATCAATGATCTG GTCAAAGTGTGTCAACTACTGGATTTacttaaagttatgttttttcaCCTTATTTTGCAATTTACATCTGGATCAAAGCTATGCCGCAGATGTTATGGAATCAATGATCTG GTCAAAGTGTGTCAACTACTGGATTTacttaaagttatgttttttcaCCTTATTTTGCAATTTACATCTGGATCAAAGCTATGCCGCAGATGTTATGGAATCAATGATCTG GTCAAAGTGTGTCAACTACTGGATTTacttaaagttatgttttttcaCTTTATTTTGCAATGCACATCTGGATCAAAGCTATGCCGCAGATGTTATGGAATCAATGATCTGGTGATGAATGAATTCTCAAtttcaataatgaaaaatgtagttttgatattttttcagtttGCTCTTAAAATTGATATTGAACTGTAA